In the Leptotrichia sp. oral taxon 847 genome, one interval contains:
- a CDS encoding superoxide dismutase, translated as MFKQIKLAYGFNALEPNIDARTMEIHYGKHHATYTNNLNETLKNNAPEFLEKPIEEILKNLDALPEAIRGAIRNNGGGYYNHNLYFDIMGPNAGGKPTGKLSEKINETFGSFENFKNEFSKAAATRFGSGWAWLVVNKDGKLKVASTANQDCPLMSNVMPCSCSQGTPILGIDVWEHAYYLNYQNRRPDYISAFFNVINWDRVAERYEDAIK; from the coding sequence ATGTTTAAACAAATAAAATTAGCATATGGTTTTAATGCATTAGAACCAAATATTGATGCAAGAACAATGGAAATCCATTATGGAAAACATCATGCAACATATACAAATAATTTAAATGAAACTTTAAAAAATAATGCACCAGAGTTTTTGGAAAAACCAATTGAGGAAATTTTGAAAAACTTGGATGCGTTGCCAGAAGCAATCAGAGGAGCTATTAGAAACAATGGTGGTGGATATTATAACCACAATTTGTATTTCGATATAATGGGACCTAATGCTGGTGGAAAACCAACTGGAAAATTATCTGAAAAAATTAACGAAACATTTGGAAGTTTTGAAAACTTTAAAAATGAATTTTCAAAAGCTGCGGCTACAAGATTTGGTTCAGGATGGGCTTGGCTAGTAGTAAATAAAGATGGAAAATTAAAAGTTGCTTCAACAGCAAATCAGGATTGTCCACTGATGTCAAATGTTATGCCTTGCAGCTGTTCACAAGGAACACCTATTTTGGGAATTGATGTTTGGGAACATGCATATTATTTGAATTATCAAAATAGAAGACCTGATTACATTTCAGCATTCTTTAATGTAATTAATTGG